The following is a genomic window from Pseudomonas purpurea.
CGAGTTCTACTACGACGGCAAAAACGCACCGCGCGACCTCAAGCAAGCCCTGAACTACTTCGAAAAAGCCTCGCTGCAAGGCCACGCCCAGGCGCAATTCAAACTCGGCACCATGTTCTTCCACGGCGAAGGCGTACCGGCCAACAATGTTCAGGCGTACATCGTGCTGAAAATGGCCGCGGTCAACGGCGCTGAAGACGCACTGGACACCGCCGACGAAGTCGCCGAGCACATGCAGCGCGATGAACTGGAAGTGGCAACCCAGGTGCTGGGGCAAATTTTCCGTAAATACCTGATGGAATTGCAAAGCGCGGACGGGCGTACGCCGTTTTCGCCTCTTCCCTGAATCCAGCGCGAGCTACTGTGGCGAGGGAGCTTGCTCCCGCTGGGGCGCGAAGCGGCCCTAAACCCTGCAATCACCGTCGATCCGGTAGACCGCATTCTTAGGTTTGGCGACTGCTTCGCAGCCGAGCGGGAGCAAGCTCCCTCGCCACAGGGGCAACGGTTTACTTCTCAGGCATCGGCATCGGAAACGGCATGACATTGCCGACCGCGCCGCGGGCTTCGCTGATTTTCGGTGTACCCAGGCGCTCGACCTCGTCGATGCGCACAATCGAATGCATCGGCACGAAACTGCGCACCACGCCTTCGAACTGAGCCTTGAGTTTCTCTTCGCTCGGATCGACGACCACTTGCGTGCGCTCGCCAAAGACGAACTCTTCCACTTCCAGGAAACCCCACAGATCGCTTTGATAGATCTGCTTGGCGTACATTTCGAACACCTGGCCCTGGTTGAGGAAAATCACCTTGTAGATTGGAGCTTCACGTTTGGTCATGGTGGGCGGGTAACACATCGGGGGATAAAAAGAAGGGGGCGAACTATAGCATAGCCGCCAGACGCACAGCGGTAGGAACCTGGGAACATGTTCCCTATAATGCGCGGTTCTTTGAATCACGTGATGACTCTTTCCATGGCCAAGAAGCTTTACATCGAAACCCACGGTTGCCAGATGAACGAGTACGACAGCTCGCGCATGGTCGATCTGCTGGGTGAACATCAGGCCCTGGAAGTCACCGCTCGCGCTGAAGATGCCGACGTGATCCTGCTCAACACCTGCTCGATTCGCGAACGCGCCCAGGACCGGGTGTACTCCCAGCTCGGCCGCTGGCGCGAACTGAAGCTCGCCAACCCGGACATGGTGATCGCCGTCGGCGGTTGCGTGGCCAGCCAGGAAGGTGCTGCAATTCGCGACCGCGCCCCGTACGTCGACGTGGTGTTCGGCCCGCAGACCCTGCACCGCCTGCCGGAAATGATCGATGCGGCGCGCATCACCAAATTGCCGCAAGTCGACGTTTCGTTCCCGGAAATCGAAAAATTCGACCACCTGCCCGAGCCACGCATCGACGGCCCAAGCGCCTACGTGTCGGTGATGGAAGGTTGCAGCAAGTACTGCACCTTCTGCGTGGTGCCTTACACCCGCGGCGAAGAAGTCAGCCGGCCGTTCGACGACGTGGTCGCCGAGGTCATCCACCTGGCCGAAAACGGCGTGCGTGAAGTGACCCTACTGGGGCAGAACGTCAACGGTTACCGCGGCACGACTCACGATGGGCGCCTGGCGGATCTGGCCGAACTGATCCGCGTGGTGGCCGCCGTGGATGGCATTGATCGCATTCGCTACACCACCTCGCACCCGCTGGAGTTCTCCGACAGCCTGATCCAGGCCCACGCCGAAGTGCCGGAACTGGTCAAGCACCTGCACCTGCCGGTGCAGTCGGGCTCGGACCGGGTGCTGGCCGCGATGAAGCGCAACCACACCGCGCTGGAGTACAAATCCAAGTTGCGCAAACTGCGGGCCGCCGTGCCGGGCATTTGCATCAGCTCGGACTTTATCGTCGGCTTCCCTGGCGAAACCGAAAAAGACTTCGAACAGACCATGAAGCTGATCGAAGACGTCGGGTTCGACTTCTCCTACTCGTTCGTCTATAGCCAGCGTCCGGGCACTCCGGCCGCCGACCTGGCCGACGAAACCCCGGAAGAGCTGAAAAAGGAACGCCTGAACGCCCTGCAACATCGCCTCAACCAGCAGGGTTTCGAGATCAGCCGACAAATGGTTGGCACCACCCAGCGGATCCTGGTGACCGATTACTCGAAAAAAGACCCGGGCGAACTACAAGGCCGCACCGAGAATAATCGAATCGTAAACTTCCGCTGCGACAATCCCACCCTGATCGGCCAGTTCGCGGACGTGCACATCGACGCCGCCCAGCCACACTCGCTGCGTGGTTCGTTGATTCAATAATCACCGCGGTAGCTGTGGCTGCGGGCTTGTGTGGCGAGGGAGCTTGCTCCCGCTCGGTTGCGAAGCAACCGCAAACCGGGCGCCTCGGCATCACTTGAAAAACCGCAGTGATTAAATTGGGAGTGCTTCGCACTCCAGCGGGAGCAAGCTCCCTCGCCACAGGTGTAAAGCAACCAATAGAGGCTGGGCTGTTTAAGAGCTTTCGCACGTAGCCTGCTGGCGTTATCCTTGATTTCATCTCCATTGCCCCAGGGCGGCTAAAAACAACCTTGAACGCACCCATAGAACCTCATCGCTTTATCCTCGAGCCCTTTGAGGCTCATCGCTTCGCCAATCTGTGCGGGCAATTCGACGAGCATCTGCGCTTGATCGAACAGCGCCTGGCGATCGTGATCCGCAATCGCGGCAATCAGTTCGAACTGATCGGCGAGCTCAAGCACACCACCTCCGCGGAAAACCTTCTGCGCCGCCTCTACCGCGAAACCAAGGGTAGCGAGCTGTCGCCGGACATGGTTCACCTGTTCCTGCAGGAATCGGCCGTCGAGGACATGGACAACCACGCCCCCGCCGAACCCTCCGTCGCCCTGCGCACCAAAAAAGGCATGATTCGCCCTCGCGGCTTGAATCAGCAGCGCTACGTGAAGGAAATCCTCGGCAACGACATCAACTTCGGCATCGGCCCGGCCGGTACCGGCAAGACCTACCTGGCCGTGGCCTGCGCCGTCGATGCGCTGGAACGCGAGCAGATCCGCCGCATCCTGCTGGTACGTCCGGCGGTCGAGGCTGGCGAGAAACTCGGCTTCCTGCCCGGCGACCTGTCGCAAAAAATCGACCCGTACCTGCGCCCGCTGTATGACGCGCTCTACGAGATGCTGGGCTTCGAATACGTGGCCAAGCTGATCGAACGCCAGGTAATCGAAGTCGCGCCGCTGGCCTACATGCGCGGCCGCACGCTGAACAACAGCTTCATCATCCTTGATGAAAGCCAGAACACCACCGTCGAACAAATGAAGATGTTCCTGACCCGGATCGGCTTCGGCTCGACTGCCGTCATCACCGGCGACATCACCCAGATCGACCTGCCGAAGGGCACCAAGTCCGGGCTGATTCATGTGATCGACGTGCTCAAGGAAGTACCGGGCATCAGCTTTACCCACTTCAAGCCCAAGGACGTTGTCCGCCACCCGCTGGTGCAGCGTATTGTCGAAGCCTACGAGCGCTTCGAAAATCGCCTGATCGACGAGCCTGCGACGCTTTCCACCGAAAAGGATAGCCGCCGCGATGCTTGAGCTTGATCTGCAACTGGCAACCGAAGCGTCTGCCCCAAGCGAAGCCGAGTTCCGCCAATGGTGCGAACTGGCCCTGCGCCAGCGCACCGCCGACTCGGAAATGACCATTCGCCTGGTTGACGAAGCAGAAGGTCGCGAGCTGAACCACACCTGGCGGCAGAAAGATTACGCGACCAACGTGTTGTCGTTTCCTGCTGACGTGCCCGACGAATTTCTCGACATCCCGCTGCTGGGCGATCTGGTGATCTGCGTGGCCGTGGTCGAGCGCGAAGCCACCGAACAAGGCAAAGAACTCAAGGCCCATTGGGCTCATCTGGTGATTCACGGCTGCTTGCATCTACTCGGTTACGACCATATAGATGACGATGAAGCCGAAGAAATGGAAGCACTGGAACGAACGTTGCTTGCAGAGCTGGGTCATCCTGACCCTTATGCAGACGACGAAACCGAAACATCCCCTATCGTTACAACAAAGGATTCAGAGTAATCGCTATGAGCGAAGATCGATCGAGCAACGGGCAAAAGTCCTGGCTGGGTAAACTCACCCAAGCTTTTGCCCACGAGCCGAAAAACCGTCAGGAGCTGCTGGAGCTCCTGCGTGATGCCCATCAGAACAAGTTGCTGGACAGCGAAGCGCTGGCCATCGTCGAAGGCGCCATCCAGGTCGCCGACCTGCAAGTGCGGGACATCATGGTCCCGCGTTCGCAAATGGTCAGCATCAAGGCGACCCAGACACCCCGCGAGTTCCTCCCGGCCGTCGTCGATTCCGCGCACTCGCGGTATCCGGTGATCGGCGAGAGCCATGACGACGTCATGGGCGTTTTGCTGGCCAAGGACTTGCTGCCGTTGATCCTCAAGGAGAACGGCGACAGCTTCAACATCAAGGACCTGCTGCGCCCGGCCACCTTCGTGCCCGAGTCCAAGCGCCTGAACGTGTTGCTGCGCGAGTTCCGCGCCAACCACAACCACATGGCCATCGTCATTGACGAATACGGCGGCGTGGCAGGCCTGGTGACCATCGAAGACGTGCTGGAACAGATCGTCGGCGACATCGAAGACGAGCACGACGTCGAGGAAGACAGCTACATCAAGCCGCTGCCCAGCGGTGACTTCCTGATCAAGGCCCTGACACCGATCGAGAACTTCAACGAGTTCTTCGACAGCGAATTCTCCGACGACGAATTCGACACCGTCGGCGGTCTAGTGATGAGCGCATTCGGGCACTTGCCAAAACGCAACGAAATCACTGAAATCGGCGCCTATCGCTTTCGCATCCTGAA
Proteins encoded in this region:
- a CDS encoding tetratricopeptide repeat protein codes for the protein MNRTGRTLALGCLLLLQPLLAHAQAGGNSLLIPAMGRCTLNTQPEDLSQALAACQKASDAGDAQAQYELGEFYYDGKNAPRDLKQALNYFEKASLQGHAQAQFKLGTMFFHGEGVPANNVQAYIVLKMAAVNGAEDALDTADEVAEHMQRDELEVATQVLGQIFRKYLMELQSADGRTPFSPLP
- a CDS encoding DUF1820 family protein, with the translated sequence MTKREAPIYKVIFLNQGQVFEMYAKQIYQSDLWGFLEVEEFVFGERTQVVVDPSEEKLKAQFEGVVRSFVPMHSIVRIDEVERLGTPKISEARGAVGNVMPFPMPMPEK
- the miaB gene encoding tRNA (N6-isopentenyl adenosine(37)-C2)-methylthiotransferase MiaB; translation: MAKKLYIETHGCQMNEYDSSRMVDLLGEHQALEVTARAEDADVILLNTCSIRERAQDRVYSQLGRWRELKLANPDMVIAVGGCVASQEGAAIRDRAPYVDVVFGPQTLHRLPEMIDAARITKLPQVDVSFPEIEKFDHLPEPRIDGPSAYVSVMEGCSKYCTFCVVPYTRGEEVSRPFDDVVAEVIHLAENGVREVTLLGQNVNGYRGTTHDGRLADLAELIRVVAAVDGIDRIRYTTSHPLEFSDSLIQAHAEVPELVKHLHLPVQSGSDRVLAAMKRNHTALEYKSKLRKLRAAVPGICISSDFIVGFPGETEKDFEQTMKLIEDVGFDFSYSFVYSQRPGTPAADLADETPEELKKERLNALQHRLNQQGFEISRQMVGTTQRILVTDYSKKDPGELQGRTENNRIVNFRCDNPTLIGQFADVHIDAAQPHSLRGSLIQ
- a CDS encoding PhoH family protein — its product is MNAPIEPHRFILEPFEAHRFANLCGQFDEHLRLIEQRLAIVIRNRGNQFELIGELKHTTSAENLLRRLYRETKGSELSPDMVHLFLQESAVEDMDNHAPAEPSVALRTKKGMIRPRGLNQQRYVKEILGNDINFGIGPAGTGKTYLAVACAVDALEREQIRRILLVRPAVEAGEKLGFLPGDLSQKIDPYLRPLYDALYEMLGFEYVAKLIERQVIEVAPLAYMRGRTLNNSFIILDESQNTTVEQMKMFLTRIGFGSTAVITGDITQIDLPKGTKSGLIHVIDVLKEVPGISFTHFKPKDVVRHPLVQRIVEAYERFENRLIDEPATLSTEKDSRRDA
- the ybeY gene encoding rRNA maturation RNase YbeY is translated as MLELDLQLATEASAPSEAEFRQWCELALRQRTADSEMTIRLVDEAEGRELNHTWRQKDYATNVLSFPADVPDEFLDIPLLGDLVICVAVVEREATEQGKELKAHWAHLVIHGCLHLLGYDHIDDDEAEEMEALERTLLAELGHPDPYADDETETSPIVTTKDSE
- a CDS encoding HlyC/CorC family transporter — its product is MSEDRSSNGQKSWLGKLTQAFAHEPKNRQELLELLRDAHQNKLLDSEALAIVEGAIQVADLQVRDIMVPRSQMVSIKATQTPREFLPAVVDSAHSRYPVIGESHDDVMGVLLAKDLLPLILKENGDSFNIKDLLRPATFVPESKRLNVLLREFRANHNHMAIVIDEYGGVAGLVTIEDVLEQIVGDIEDEHDVEEDSYIKPLPSGDFLIKALTPIENFNEFFDSEFSDDEFDTVGGLVMSAFGHLPKRNEITEIGAYRFRILNADSRRIHLLRLTPIAR